One genomic window of Tenacibaculum tangerinum includes the following:
- the rpsS gene encoding 30S ribosomal protein S19: protein MARSLKKGPYVHYKLEKKVLANVEAGSKSVIKTWSRASMITPDFVGQTIAVHNGRQFVPVYVTENMVGHKLGEFSPTRSFRGHAGAKNKGKK from the coding sequence ATGGCAAGATCATTAAAAAAAGGACCTTACGTTCACTATAAGTTAGAGAAAAAAGTGTTAGCTAACGTAGAAGCAGGTAGTAAGTCAGTTATCAAAACTTGGTCTAGAGCAAGTATGATTACTCCTGATTTCGTAGGACAAACAATTGCAGTTCATAACGGACGTCAGTTTGTACCAGTTTACGTTACTGAAAACATGGTAGGTCATAAATTAGGCGAATTTTCACCAACACGCTCGTTTAGAGGGCACGCAGGTGCAAAAAATAAAGGTAAAAAATAG